The following coding sequences are from one Dreissena polymorpha isolate Duluth1 chromosome 8, UMN_Dpol_1.0, whole genome shotgun sequence window:
- the LOC127842401 gene encoding nucleolar protein 7-like isoform X1, with protein MKTRRRLGRIRQDEDGEAFETELFSDLNKDENLEKTPKPNHDDDSDEGNDAGQGELNSDDEAPDDVGFHDSKMSVLAELRSAMRQVDKGKSVKKEQRRKLDAQFKAQKAKKLEELSSKKLPDDFLATLDEAVISKPKVKKGEKRKKNKQQEEDSKEPDVAEPSPVKNSRVTFTEDFISLTDRVSGVEVAELKKSETDSRTLSQAAAAFRQSRLYGSHIPRESSKSETDSRTLSQAAAAFRQSRLYGSHIPRESNKDRLGKAEKRKFNRK; from the exons ATGAAAACCAGACGTCGTTTAGGTCGTATTAGACAGGACGAAGATGGCGAGGCTTTTGAAACTGAACTGTTCTCAGATTTAAATAAAGATGAAAATCTAGAAAAAACTCCAAAACCAAATCATGATG ATGATTCTGATGAAGGGAACGATGCAGGTCAAGGTGAGCTCAATAGCGATGATGAAGCCCCGGATGATGTTGGTTTCCATGACAGCAAGATGTCCGTCCTGGCGGAGCTGCGATCTGCCATGAGGCAGGTGGATAAGGGGAAGTCTGTGAAGAAAGAACAGCGGAGGAAACTGGACGCACAGTTCAAGGCACAAAAG GCAAAAAAACTGGAAGAACTTTCAAGTAAGAAATTGCCAGATGATTTCTTGGCAACTTTGGATGAGGCAGTTATATCAAAACCCAAagtaaaaaaaggagaaaaaaggaaaaagaatAAACAGCAAGAAGAAGACAGTAAGGAACCAG ATGTTGCTGAACCAAGTCCAGTGAAGAACTCTAGAGTCACTTTCACAGAGGACTTCATCTCTCTGACTGACCG CGTCAGTGGTGTAGAAGTGGCAGAACTCAAGAAGTCTGAAACAGACAGTCGCACACTGAGTCAGGCTGCTGCAGCATTCCGTCAGAGCAGACTTTATGGTTCTCACATACCCAGAGAGTCAAGTAAGTCTGAAACAGACAGTCGCACACTGAGTCAGGCTGCTGCAGCATTCCGTCAGAGCAGACTGTATGGGTCTCACATACCCAGAGAGTCAA ATAAGGATAGACTTGGGAAGGCAGAGAAGAGAAAGTTCAATAGAAAATGA
- the LOC127842401 gene encoding nucleolar protein 7-like isoform X2 — protein sequence MKTRRRLGRIRQDEDGEAFETELFSDLNKDENLEKTPKPNHDDDSDEGNDAGQGELNSDDEAPDDVGFHDSKMSVLAELRSAMRQVDKGKSVKKEQRRKLDAQFKAQKAKKLEELSSKKLPDDFLATLDEAVISKPKVKKGEKRKKNKQQEEDSKEPDVAEPSPVKNSRVTFTEDFISLTDRVSGVEVAELKKSETDSRTLSQAAAAFRQSRLYGSHIPRESNKDRLGKAEKRKFNRK from the exons ATGAAAACCAGACGTCGTTTAGGTCGTATTAGACAGGACGAAGATGGCGAGGCTTTTGAAACTGAACTGTTCTCAGATTTAAATAAAGATGAAAATCTAGAAAAAACTCCAAAACCAAATCATGATG ATGATTCTGATGAAGGGAACGATGCAGGTCAAGGTGAGCTCAATAGCGATGATGAAGCCCCGGATGATGTTGGTTTCCATGACAGCAAGATGTCCGTCCTGGCGGAGCTGCGATCTGCCATGAGGCAGGTGGATAAGGGGAAGTCTGTGAAGAAAGAACAGCGGAGGAAACTGGACGCACAGTTCAAGGCACAAAAG GCAAAAAAACTGGAAGAACTTTCAAGTAAGAAATTGCCAGATGATTTCTTGGCAACTTTGGATGAGGCAGTTATATCAAAACCCAAagtaaaaaaaggagaaaaaaggaaaaagaatAAACAGCAAGAAGAAGACAGTAAGGAACCAG ATGTTGCTGAACCAAGTCCAGTGAAGAACTCTAGAGTCACTTTCACAGAGGACTTCATCTCTCTGACTGACCG CGTCAGTGGTGTAGAAGTGGCAGAACTCAAGAAGTCTGAAACAGACAGTCGCACACTGAGTCAGGCTGCTGCAGCATTCCGTCAGAGCAGACTTTATGGTTCTCACATACCCAGAGAGTCAA ATAAGGATAGACTTGGGAAGGCAGAGAAGAGAAAGTTCAATAGAAAATGA